Proteins from a genomic interval of Anabrus simplex isolate iqAnaSimp1 chromosome 13, ASM4041472v1, whole genome shotgun sequence:
- the LOC136884747 gene encoding cuticle protein 21-like gives MSCGQHYESTRLSGPRTSPEMQVLSLAALVAVANAGILGAPAVYAPGAPLAARAYAAPAYAHAPVAYAAAPAYAKVAAPVAVDTDYDPNPSYSYSYDVQDALTGDSKGQQESRQGDVVQGSYSLVEPDGTTRTVEYTADPVNGFNAVVHRGPAAVAKVAAPVAYAAAPAIAKVAAPVAYAHPAAYAAPAYGYGKALIG, from the exons atgtcgtgtggccAGCACTATGAATCAactcggctgagtggacctcgaaccagccctgagatgcag GTCCTGTCCCTCGCCGCCCTCGTGGCCGTCGCTAACGCTGGAATCCTCGGCGCCCCCGCCGTCTACGCCCCCGGCGCTCCTCTGGCCGCCCGCGCTTACGCCGCTCCCGCTTACGCTCACGCTCCCGTAGCCTACGCCGCTGCCCCCGCCTACGCTAAGGTTGCCGCCCCCGTCGCCGTCGACACCGACTACGACCCCAACCCAAGCTACAGCTACTCCTACGATGTCCAGGACGCTCTGACCGGAGACTCCAAGGGACAGCAGGAGAGCCGTCAAGGAGATGTTGTCCAGGGTAGCTACAGCCTGGTTGAGCCTGACGGCACCACCCGTACCGTAGAATACACCGCTGACCCCGTCAACGGATTCAACGCCGTCGTACACAGAGGACCCGCTGCCGTCGCCAAGGTCGCCGCTCCCGTCGCCTACGCCGCTGCCCCCGCCATCGCTAAGGTCGCTGCTCCCGTCGCTTACGCTCACCCTGCTGCCTACGCCGCCCCCGCTTACGGATACGGCAAGGCCCTCATCGGTTAA